The Metabacillus sediminilitoris genome window below encodes:
- a CDS encoding hemolysin family protein, whose translation MAIEIFILIVLIIVNAFFAASEIALISLNDNKVKLLAESGDKKAKLLHSLLSEPSRFLATIQIGITLAGFLASAFAAESFAGRLAELLYEWGVPVSKEVLGTISVIVITLVLSYFTLVLGELVPKRLALQKAEPISNFAVLPLTFLSKISSPFVKLLTISMNFIVRLFGVDPDAEDENVTEEEIRMMVDVGKERGTIQEAEKVMINNIFELDNKTVSDIMTHRTNIIAIPLNYGLIETVRLVNVEKYTRFPVYEGDIDHIVGILHVKDLIQFIENCEENNFHLKELLRDPYFVLESKRIDELFKQMQMYNIHMAIAIDEYGGTDGVVTIEDVIEEIVGNIFDEYDDREIDDEEITMLDQHTYLIPGTTNLYVVEDLLKIEFPSEDYDTISGFVIGQLGYIPNEIEKPEIEFENIRFSVEEMDDKRILQLRVKVLEKKESDGIE comes from the coding sequence TTGGCAATTGAAATATTCATTCTAATCGTTCTTATCATCGTCAATGCATTTTTTGCTGCATCAGAGATTGCATTGATTTCATTAAATGATAATAAAGTAAAACTCCTGGCTGAAAGTGGAGATAAAAAAGCAAAATTGCTGCATAGTCTCTTATCTGAACCAAGCCGCTTTCTTGCTACTATTCAAATTGGTATTACATTAGCTGGATTCTTAGCAAGTGCGTTTGCTGCCGAAAGCTTTGCCGGAAGATTAGCTGAATTGTTGTATGAATGGGGAGTTCCTGTTTCCAAAGAAGTTCTCGGGACAATATCCGTTATTGTGATAACCCTTGTTCTTTCTTACTTTACTTTGGTTTTAGGTGAGCTTGTACCAAAGCGGCTTGCATTGCAAAAGGCAGAACCAATTTCAAACTTTGCGGTTTTACCTCTGACGTTTCTATCCAAAATTTCATCTCCTTTTGTAAAATTATTAACGATCTCAATGAACTTTATTGTCAGACTATTCGGTGTTGATCCAGATGCTGAAGATGAAAATGTAACAGAAGAAGAAATTAGGATGATGGTTGATGTCGGGAAGGAAAGAGGTACAATTCAGGAAGCAGAAAAAGTAATGATCAATAATATTTTTGAATTGGATAATAAAACAGTATCTGATATTATGACACATCGGACAAATATCATTGCAATCCCACTTAACTATGGCTTAATAGAAACAGTACGATTAGTGAATGTCGAAAAATACACAAGATTTCCTGTGTATGAAGGTGATATAGATCATATTGTTGGAATCCTGCATGTAAAAGATTTAATACAATTTATAGAAAACTGTGAAGAAAATAATTTTCACTTAAAGGAATTGCTTAGAGATCCATATTTTGTTTTGGAATCTAAACGAATAGATGAATTGTTTAAACAGATGCAAATGTATAATATTCATATGGCGATTGCGATTGATGAATACGGTGGAACAGATGGAGTCGTAACAATTGAGGATGTCATTGAAGAAATTGTTGGAAATATTTTCGACGAGTATGATGATCGTGAAATAGATGACGAAGAGATTACCATGCTTGATCAACATACGTATTTGATACCTGGAACAACAAATTTATATGTTGTTGAAGATTTATTAAAGATCGAGTTCCCATCAGAGGATTATGATACGATAAGTGGCTTTGTTATTGGACAGTTAGGATATATTCCTAATGAGATTGAAAAACCTGAAATTGAATTTGAAAACATTCGCTTTTCTGTTGAAGAAATGGATGATAAACGAATTTTGCAATTAAGAGTAAAAGTACTAGAAAAGAAAGAGTCTGATGGAATAGAGTAA
- a CDS encoding response regulator transcription factor — protein MKAGELCRTIIVDDEILIRQGIKHYINWEQEGFQIVGEASNGQEALELIELTSPHIILTDIVMPIMDGEELTRIVKTKYPHIEIIILSSFGEFDYVRSTFQSGAVDYILKPKLNAQGLLKVLRTAASRIPSIQLVNKELENTLTVGQIIEKLISGYDADDHSELILKAFPNRYFCLLGVDYKRHPSKGNVEYVANINKNITKAIEKNLDHVVHYSFTAEQSVNVFLININKDQIPLVIDLANQISDSEPYIGFVLSEEFTDFSKVGMVYKESLKKLLQYLYYLPNQQILTQQALPKDSPKCSPFNLDRFTNEFMHKRFDSAFSYLVDHVTELSGCFTTDIFEYKSFFGNIIFNITILLSNLGYEVKELEDARYIYFNSIEESSTADEAVKLLNLFIEESKKCILSNRSHLDNSNIKMILQYIDEHFAEPLSLTGVAKHFHFNPSYLSNYFATHNNEGFIEYLNKIRIEEASKLLINDTITISKISEIVGYSDHSYFCKVFKKIKGLSPSQYRRKNI, from the coding sequence TTGAAGGCTGGGGAACTTTGCAGAACGATCATTGTAGACGATGAAATATTAATTAGACAAGGAATTAAGCATTATATAAATTGGGAGCAAGAAGGTTTTCAAATTGTAGGCGAAGCATCAAATGGTCAAGAAGCACTGGAATTAATTGAATTAACAAGCCCGCATATTATTCTCACAGATATTGTCATGCCAATCATGGATGGGGAAGAATTAACGAGAATTGTAAAAACGAAATATCCTCATATTGAAATCATTATACTAAGTAGTTTTGGAGAGTTTGACTATGTTCGCTCTACCTTTCAAAGTGGTGCTGTTGATTATATATTAAAGCCGAAGCTTAATGCTCAGGGGCTGTTAAAAGTATTAAGAACTGCAGCAAGTAGAATTCCTTCAATACAATTGGTTAATAAGGAGTTAGAAAACACTTTAACTGTTGGACAAATCATTGAAAAGCTCATATCAGGTTATGATGCAGACGATCATTCAGAGTTAATTTTGAAAGCCTTCCCAAATAGATATTTCTGTTTATTAGGGGTTGATTATAAGCGTCATCCTTCTAAAGGAAACGTAGAATATGTAGCTAATATAAACAAGAATATCACAAAAGCAATCGAGAAAAACTTAGATCATGTTGTCCACTATTCTTTTACTGCTGAACAAAGTGTAAATGTCTTCCTTATTAATATAAATAAAGATCAAATTCCGCTAGTCATTGATCTTGCCAATCAAATTTCAGATTCGGAGCCTTACATTGGATTTGTACTTAGTGAAGAATTCACGGATTTTTCCAAAGTAGGAATGGTCTACAAAGAAAGTTTAAAAAAATTGCTGCAATACCTTTATTATTTGCCAAATCAACAAATATTGACCCAACAAGCTTTGCCAAAGGATTCTCCTAAATGTTCCCCTTTTAATTTGGATCGATTTACGAATGAATTTATGCATAAACGTTTTGATTCTGCATTTAGTTATTTAGTGGATCATGTTACTGAATTATCAGGGTGTTTTACGACAGATATTTTTGAATATAAATCTTTTTTTGGAAACATTATTTTTAATATCACCATTCTTCTTAGTAACTTAGGTTATGAAGTAAAAGAATTAGAAGATGCTAGGTATATCTATTTTAATTCTATTGAGGAATCTAGTACTGCTGATGAAGCAGTCAAACTATTAAACCTTTTTATAGAAGAGTCAAAAAAATGTATTTTATCTAACCGCAGCCATTTAGACAATTCGAATATAAAGATGATCCTGCAATATATTGATGAACATTTTGCAGAACCGCTCAGCCTTACAGGTGTTGCAAAGCATTTTCATTTTAATCCTTCTTATTTATCAAATTACTTTGCTACTCATAATAATGAAGGGTTCATTGAATATTTAAATAAAATCCGCATCGAAGAAGCTTCTAAATTACTAATTAATGACACAATAACAATCTCTAAAATAAGCGAGATTGTTGGATATTCTGATCACAGTTATTTTTGTAAAGTTTTTAAGAAAATAAAGGGGTTGTCCCCTAGTCAATATAGAAGAAAAAATATATGA
- a CDS encoding sensor histidine kinase, whose amino-acid sequence MKFLQDHFKHNGLFIIMFLITVISIITVSVIITWTTFRMSERFFIDKFSITNAKVMNQIIDRFESFHYSVVIASNNLLQSGTIKNILTEEQSNREKMNAYFNIKQQMKRVKSNVDAYEIGIIVTGINGISYSTNRTYWPITDQELRGNDITRHTLKEPKRLMYQYDFRQDLGETTEDEQFIVASKALMERISGNVYGAMYFAIQEKEFRKFYNSYTSPGNNVFVLDKSGVIVSSNQTKLIGQKAEELLSYAKERKEDSNNYLTGKFMGQEQIIFVEYLPSFDMYLFNLIDKKTAIGDLIDKKAIFMISMGIVIIALIIVFFISRRLTNSLSRLVKQIANASKYDFDQYVSVSGTYETRQIGKAFNSMLDELHDYVEKLVLSQKQKRNAELAALQQQINPHFLYNTLTSIKFLVQQGGKEEADETINSLISLLQNTIGNGSETISVKQEIDNLKNYVLINQKRYGDRIKVNYFIAPDCMEYHIPKLILQPFIENSFFHAFNRKAEGCINVLVWNEKDTLICEVFDNGDGMKSVLGDHLPNTNRKQQHFTGIGVRNVHERIQLIYGEEYGVEISSELGKGTKIRITIPC is encoded by the coding sequence ATGAAATTTTTACAGGATCACTTTAAGCATAATGGATTATTCATCATTATGTTTCTTATAACAGTTATTAGTATCATAACTGTTTCAGTTATTATCACCTGGACAACCTTTCGGATGTCTGAGCGATTCTTTATCGATAAATTTAGTATCACAAACGCAAAAGTTATGAATCAAATTATAGACCGTTTTGAATCATTTCATTATTCTGTTGTCATTGCCTCAAATAATCTTTTGCAAAGTGGAACAATAAAGAATATTCTTACTGAGGAACAATCCAATAGGGAGAAAATGAACGCTTATTTTAATATAAAACAGCAAATGAAGCGCGTAAAATCGAATGTGGATGCATATGAAATAGGAATTATTGTTACTGGAATTAATGGGATAAGCTACTCTACAAATAGAACGTACTGGCCAATTACGGATCAGGAGTTAAGAGGCAATGATATTACGCGACATACGCTTAAAGAACCTAAGCGGCTTATGTATCAATATGACTTTCGTCAAGATCTTGGGGAAACGACAGAGGATGAACAGTTTATTGTCGCATCAAAGGCGTTAATGGAACGAATTTCAGGTAATGTATATGGCGCCATGTATTTTGCCATTCAAGAAAAGGAATTTAGAAAGTTTTATAACAGCTATACAAGTCCTGGTAATAATGTTTTTGTACTAGACAAATCTGGAGTCATCGTATCAAGTAACCAGACGAAGTTAATCGGTCAAAAAGCAGAAGAACTATTGAGCTATGCGAAAGAAAGGAAAGAGGATTCAAATAATTACCTTACTGGAAAATTCATGGGACAGGAACAGATTATATTTGTAGAGTATCTTCCGTCTTTTGATATGTATTTGTTTAATTTGATTGATAAGAAGACTGCAATTGGTGACTTAATAGATAAGAAGGCTATTTTCATGATTTCGATGGGAATCGTTATTATAGCGCTTATTATTGTTTTTTTTATCTCAAGAAGATTGACGAATTCGTTATCGAGATTAGTAAAGCAGATTGCGAATGCTTCCAAATATGATTTTGATCAATATGTATCTGTATCAGGAACATATGAAACAAGGCAAATCGGAAAAGCCTTTAACTCAATGCTTGATGAACTCCATGATTATGTGGAGAAGCTCGTGTTATCCCAAAAACAAAAACGCAATGCCGAACTTGCTGCATTACAACAACAAATAAATCCTCATTTTTTATACAACACTCTTACTTCTATAAAATTCTTGGTTCAACAAGGAGGCAAAGAAGAGGCTGATGAAACAATAAATTCGTTGATTTCTTTGCTGCAGAATACAATTGGAAATGGCAGCGAAACCATTTCTGTTAAACAGGAAATTGATAATTTAAAAAATTATGTGTTAATTAATCAAAAACGCTATGGAGATCGGATTAAAGTGAATTATTTCATTGCACCAGATTGCATGGAATATCACATACCTAAACTGATCCTGCAACCTTTTATCGAAAATTCATTCTTTCATGCATTTAACCGTAAAGCAGAGGGGTGTATAAATGTACTTGTTTGGAACGAAAAAGATACATTGATTTGTGAAGTATTTGACAACGGCGATGGAATGAAATCTGTATTAGGTGATCATCTACCAAATACAAACCGGAAACAACAGCATTTCACAGGAATTGGTGTCCGTAATGTTCATGAACGAATCCAGCTAATCTACGGTGAGGAGTATGGAGTGGAAATATCGAGCGAACTTGGAAAGGGTACAAAAATTAGAATCACAATACCGTGTTAA
- a CDS encoding ABC transporter substrate-binding protein: MKKVFVLFLVSIFLLTACSAGSKEKQSAETADSNEITVWAWDPNFNIKAMELAKEAYQGENSEVDIKIIENAQDDIIQKLNTSLSSGTTKGLPNIVLIEDYRAQSFLQAYPDSFHELTDAFNTEDFAQYKIAPTSVDGKNYGLPFDTGVTGLYVRTDYLEEAGYTVDDLKNIDWEKYIEIGKKVKEVTGKQMLTLDPNDLGQIRMMIQSSGSWYLKEDGVTPNLAGNESLKKAFEVYKEILDADIVSPVSDWSQFLAAFNSGEVTSVPTGNWITPSIKAEASQSGKWAVVPFPKLPGIEGSVNASNLGGSSWYVLDVPGKENAVDFLAKTFGSNADLYQDLVTEIGAIGSYTPAAKGEAYIAADEFFGGQKIISDFSAWTEQIPQVNYGLHTYAIEDILVVEMQNYLSGKEIDKVLEDAQKQAEAQIK; encoded by the coding sequence ATGAAGAAAGTATTTGTCTTATTTTTAGTTAGTATATTTTTGTTAACTGCATGTTCTGCTGGATCAAAAGAAAAACAATCAGCAGAAACAGCAGATTCAAACGAAATAACAGTCTGGGCTTGGGATCCAAACTTTAATATTAAAGCGATGGAATTGGCTAAAGAAGCTTATCAAGGGGAAAATTCAGAAGTTGATATAAAGATTATAGAAAATGCTCAAGATGATATCATTCAGAAGCTAAATACTAGCTTAAGCTCAGGAACGACAAAGGGATTACCAAACATCGTTTTGATTGAAGATTATCGTGCTCAAAGTTTTCTTCAAGCTTATCCTGACTCATTCCATGAGTTAACAGATGCATTTAATACTGAAGATTTTGCTCAATATAAAATTGCTCCAACTAGTGTAGATGGAAAGAATTATGGGCTTCCGTTCGATACCGGAGTAACTGGTTTATACGTTAGAACGGATTATTTAGAAGAAGCTGGTTATACAGTTGATGATTTGAAAAATATTGATTGGGAAAAGTACATTGAAATTGGTAAAAAAGTAAAAGAAGTGACAGGTAAACAAATGTTAACACTTGACCCGAATGACCTTGGGCAAATTCGTATGATGATACAGTCTAGTGGTTCATGGTATTTGAAGGAAGACGGAGTTACACCTAACTTAGCCGGTAATGAGTCTCTTAAGAAAGCATTCGAAGTATACAAAGAGATTTTAGATGCAGATATCGTGTCACCAGTGTCTGACTGGAGTCAATTCTTAGCAGCGTTTAATAGTGGAGAAGTTACTTCAGTTCCAACAGGTAACTGGATTACACCTTCTATAAAGGCTGAAGCATCTCAATCTGGAAAGTGGGCAGTTGTGCCATTTCCTAAGCTTCCTGGTATCGAAGGTTCTGTAAATGCATCAAACTTAGGCGGTAGCTCATGGTATGTTCTTGATGTTCCAGGTAAAGAAAATGCTGTTGATTTCCTGGCAAAAACATTTGGGTCAAATGCTGACCTGTATCAGGATCTTGTGACTGAGATTGGTGCAATTGGAAGCTATACACCAGCTGCAAAAGGTGAAGCATATATAGCTGCTGATGAATTCTTTGGAGGCCAAAAAATTATTTCTGACTTCTCAGCATGGACTGAACAGATCCCTCAAGTAAACTATGGCTTGCATACTTATGCAATTGAAGACATCTTAGTTGTTGAAATGCAAAATTACCTTAGTGGCAAAGAGATTGACAAAGTATTAGAAGATGCTCAAAAGCAAGCAGAAGCACAAATAAAATAA
- a CDS encoding carbohydrate ABC transporter permease produces MQTAKFIKNNRLKNVVIGWSFVIVATLMICLFYFYPMIQALIMSFQSGTGTNLTFNGFDNYLRLFQDPTFIAAVKNTVVYLIVQVPVMILLALFLSVLLNNPKLRFKGFFRTAIFLPCVTSLVAYSVIFKYLFGADGLINMMLLKVNLITEPIQWLTDPFWAKIAIIVAITWRWTGYNMIFYLSSLQNIDHSIYEAAKMDGASAFQQFFKITIPMLKPIILFTSITSTIGTLQLFDEVMNITQGGPGNSTITISQYIYNLSFKYTPDFGYAATVSYAIVIMIVIFSIIQFKVAGDKK; encoded by the coding sequence ATCCAAACAGCAAAATTCATTAAAAATAATCGTTTGAAAAATGTTGTAATTGGTTGGTCTTTTGTTATAGTCGCAACATTGATGATTTGCTTATTTTATTTTTACCCGATGATTCAGGCGTTAATTATGTCCTTTCAATCAGGTACTGGAACGAATTTGACTTTTAACGGATTCGATAATTATCTTCGTTTATTTCAAGACCCAACGTTCATTGCTGCTGTAAAAAACACAGTGGTTTATCTTATCGTTCAAGTGCCGGTTATGATTTTACTAGCCTTGTTTTTATCTGTTTTATTAAATAATCCAAAACTAAGATTTAAAGGGTTTTTTCGTACCGCAATATTTTTACCATGTGTCACATCGCTTGTGGCATATTCGGTCATTTTTAAGTATTTGTTTGGTGCAGATGGCTTGATTAACATGATGTTACTAAAAGTAAATCTTATTACAGAACCAATTCAGTGGCTTACAGATCCTTTCTGGGCAAAAATAGCCATTATTGTGGCAATCACTTGGCGTTGGACAGGTTATAATATGATTTTTTATCTATCATCCCTGCAAAATATCGATCATTCCATATACGAAGCAGCAAAAATGGATGGAGCATCAGCATTTCAGCAATTCTTTAAAATTACGATTCCTATGTTAAAGCCAATCATTTTATTCACTTCAATAACGTCAACAATTGGAACTCTTCAGCTGTTTGACGAAGTAATGAATATTACACAAGGTGGACCGGGGAACTCGACAATTACGATTTCACAATATATTTATAATCTCTCCTTCAAATATACACCTGACTTTGGCTATGCGGCTACAGTCTCATACGCTATTGTCATAATGATTGTTATCTTCTCAATTATTCAGTTTAAAGTGGCAGGTGATAAGAAATGA
- a CDS encoding carbohydrate ABC transporter permease, translated as MSNLKRVVSYIVLTLATIISVFPFLWMIVSATNKSVDVTKGKLLPGSHFVENFNNLIETVNLIPALMNSAKISITTTILSLLIASLAGYGFEIYKSKSKDIVFNILLISMMIPFAALMVPLFRLFGTISQTVPFFGIDTLTAAVLPSVTTAFLIFFFRQSTKMFPKDILEAGRIDGLSELGVFFRIYVPTMKTTYAAAAIITFMASWNNYLWPLVVLQSPENQTIPLLISNLGSSYSPDFGIIMTAIVIATLPAALIFFIMQKHFVAGMMGSVK; from the coding sequence ATGAGTAACCTTAAACGAGTTGTAAGTTATATTGTTTTAACTTTGGCTACCATCATCTCCGTTTTTCCATTTTTATGGATGATTGTTAGTGCAACGAACAAATCAGTAGACGTCACAAAGGGTAAATTATTACCAGGAAGCCACTTTGTGGAAAACTTTAACAATCTCATAGAGACGGTAAATCTAATTCCTGCATTAATGAATTCAGCAAAGATTTCCATTACTACAACGATTCTTTCATTATTAATAGCATCTTTAGCAGGCTATGGATTTGAAATCTATAAAAGCAAGTCAAAGGATATCGTTTTCAATATTTTACTCATTTCGATGATGATTCCTTTTGCAGCATTAATGGTACCACTATTCCGTTTATTTGGGACTATATCACAAACAGTACCCTTTTTTGGAATCGATACACTAACTGCAGCTGTTCTACCGTCAGTTACAACAGCATTTCTCATTTTTTTCTTTAGACAAAGTACAAAGATGTTCCCGAAAGACATTCTAGAGGCAGGTAGAATAGATGGGTTAAGTGAATTAGGTGTTTTCTTTAGAATTTATGTTCCTACAATGAAAACAACGTATGCAGCTGCTGCCATTATTACGTTTATGGCTAGTTGGAATAATTATTTATGGCCGCTTGTTGTCTTGCAATCTCCAGAGAATCAAACGATACCATTGCTTATCTCAAATCTTGGATCAAGTTATTCTCCGGATTTCGGGATCATTATGACAGCGATTGTAATAGCAACTTTACCTGCGGCACTTATATTCTTTATTATGCAAAAGCATTTCGTTGCAGGCATGATGGGTTCTGTTAAATAG
- a CDS encoding glycoside hydrolase family 2 TIM barrel-domain containing protein codes for MTIMAKTPDINWLTDVNVFAVNRLQAHSDHLYYDSIDEARNANPMNMRHDLNGNWKFNYAINPNNRPEHFYQVDFECAGWGDITVPGHIQLQGYGQPQYVNTMYPWDGHNDIRPPEIPTDHNPVGSYVKFFHVPNKMKNKPVYISFQGVESAFFVWLNGEFVGYSEDSFTPSEFELTPFLNDGENKLAVEVYQRSTGSWLEDQDFWRFSGIFRDVYLYTVPEIHAYDVHIHAELDSSFSIGSLKADLKFLSSTPKNSKVIAELYDANNRLIATEKDNLGENDCSLSMVVDNPELWSAEHPYLYKLYIQLYNDSGNLIEVIPQKVGFRRFELVDKIMKINGKRIVFKGVNRHEFNCRTGRSITKEDMLWDIKTLKRHNINAVRTSHYPNQSYWYELCDEYGIYVIDEMNLETHGSWQKMGAVEPSWNIPGNKPEWQNIVLDRAISMFERDKNHPSILIWSCGNESYAGEVILNVTRYFKSVDSSRLVHYEGVFHNREYNDTSDMESRMYAKPVDIEKYLTENPEKPYISCEYMHAMGNSLGGMYKYTDLETKFPMYQGGFIWDYIDQSIMKKDRFGVEYLAYGGDFGDRPTDYGFCTNGIVYANRELSPKMQEVKFLYQNVKLNADRSGVSITNENLFTDTSDYVLKYTLFLDGKNLYQNKLTLNVGPLSKDRVEFDIPSHLIQDAGEYCIHVSFKLKENMLWAKEGYEVAFGQYVFKRSDKKTEADKSIGDLRVVKGDVNIGIHGRDFTVMFSKQAGSLTSLNYAGREMIENPPVPLFWRATTDNDRGYSQDFHSGCWFAASLARKCVGIDVLEEKEFVSVAFTYKFSISNDVVVTIKYFVYPDGNIRVKSVYHGAEGLPQMPIFAVSFKIPAKYDQLEWFAMGPEENYSDRSMGARLGIFKNQVSDNVSGYVKPQESGNRTGVRRVSLISKGGNGIKISAVADPFECTISPYTAFELENAQHHYELPNVHYTVVTVAGRQMGVGGDDSWGAPVHDEHLINADNDMEFEFMIQRI; via the coding sequence ATGACAATAATGGCAAAAACTCCAGATATTAATTGGCTTACAGATGTGAATGTGTTTGCAGTAAATCGACTTCAAGCACATTCCGATCATCTGTACTATGACTCAATAGATGAGGCAAGAAATGCCAATCCTATGAATATGAGACATGACTTGAACGGAAACTGGAAATTTAACTATGCAATTAATCCGAATAACCGTCCAGAACATTTTTACCAAGTTGACTTTGAATGTGCAGGATGGGGCGATATTACTGTACCGGGACATATTCAATTACAAGGTTATGGACAACCGCAATATGTAAATACAATGTATCCATGGGACGGTCATAATGATATCCGTCCTCCCGAAATTCCGACAGACCATAATCCGGTAGGCAGCTATGTAAAGTTTTTTCATGTACCGAACAAGATGAAAAATAAACCTGTTTATATTTCATTTCAAGGTGTAGAGTCTGCGTTCTTTGTGTGGTTAAATGGTGAATTTGTTGGTTACAGTGAAGATAGCTTCACACCATCCGAATTTGAGCTTACACCTTTTCTAAATGATGGAGAAAATAAGCTAGCTGTTGAGGTATACCAACGTAGTACAGGTAGTTGGCTTGAAGACCAGGATTTCTGGCGATTCTCTGGGATTTTTCGGGATGTATATCTATACACTGTCCCTGAAATTCATGCTTATGATGTTCATATACATGCAGAATTAGATTCATCTTTTTCGATCGGTTCACTTAAAGCGGATCTTAAATTCCTATCTTCTACACCAAAGAATTCAAAGGTCATTGCAGAATTATACGATGCAAATAATAGGTTAATAGCAACTGAAAAAGATAACTTGGGAGAGAATGACTGTTCCCTTTCTATGGTAGTAGATAATCCGGAGCTATGGAGCGCTGAACATCCTTACTTATATAAGCTCTACATTCAACTATATAACGATTCAGGTAATTTAATAGAAGTCATTCCACAGAAAGTCGGCTTTAGAAGGTTTGAACTTGTAGACAAGATTATGAAGATAAATGGAAAACGTATTGTTTTTAAAGGTGTGAATCGCCATGAATTTAATTGCCGGACTGGTCGATCGATTACCAAGGAAGATATGCTGTGGGATATCAAAACATTGAAGCGTCATAATATTAACGCAGTACGTACTTCTCATTACCCGAATCAAAGCTATTGGTATGAGTTATGTGATGAATATGGGATTTATGTTATTGATGAAATGAATTTGGAGACTCATGGTTCGTGGCAAAAGATGGGGGCAGTTGAACCTTCATGGAATATCCCCGGAAATAAGCCGGAATGGCAGAACATAGTATTGGATCGAGCAATATCGATGTTTGAAAGGGACAAAAATCACCCTTCTATCCTTATATGGTCATGTGGGAATGAATCATATGCTGGTGAGGTGATTCTAAATGTGACGCGATACTTCAAATCAGTTGATTCAAGCCGTCTCGTCCATTATGAGGGTGTATTCCATAACCGTGAATATAATGATACAAGCGATATGGAAAGCCGCATGTATGCAAAACCGGTAGATATTGAAAAATATTTAACGGAAAATCCAGAAAAACCGTATATTAGCTGTGAATATATGCATGCAATGGGTAATTCACTAGGCGGAATGTATAAATACACAGATCTAGAGACGAAATTTCCAATGTATCAAGGCGGCTTCATTTGGGATTATATTGATCAATCAATTATGAAGAAAGACCGATTTGGGGTGGAATATTTAGCCTACGGGGGCGATTTTGGCGATCGTCCAACAGACTATGGATTTTGTACAAATGGCATAGTATATGCAAATCGAGAATTATCCCCTAAGATGCAAGAAGTTAAGTTTTTATACCAAAACGTTAAGCTTAACGCTGATCGATCAGGTGTATCAATTACAAATGAAAATCTTTTCACTGATACATCTGATTATGTATTGAAATATACCCTTTTCTTGGATGGAAAGAACCTCTATCAAAACAAGCTTACTCTTAATGTAGGGCCGTTAAGTAAGGATAGAGTAGAATTTGATATTCCGAGTCATTTGATACAAGATGCGGGCGAGTATTGCATACACGTTTCTTTTAAGCTTAAGGAGAATATGCTTTGGGCAAAAGAAGGGTATGAGGTTGCTTTTGGACAGTATGTGTTTAAGAGAAGCGATAAAAAGACAGAAGCAGACAAATCTATAGGTGATTTACGTGTTGTAAAAGGTGATGTAAACATTGGCATACATGGCAGGGATTTCACCGTCATGTTCTCCAAGCAGGCAGGAAGCCTTACTTCCTTAAACTATGCGGGAAGAGAAATGATTGAGAATCCTCCTGTACCTTTATTTTGGAGGGCTACTACAGATAATGACAGGGGCTATTCACAGGATTTCCATTCTGGTTGCTGGTTTGCTGCAAGCCTTGCACGCAAATGTGTTGGAATTGATGTTTTGGAAGAGAAAGAGTTTGTTAGTGTTGCTTTTACTTATAAATTTTCAATTAGCAATGATGTAGTGGTGACAATAAAATATTTTGTTTACCCAGATGGAAATATACGTGTCAAATCTGTTTATCATGGAGCGGAAGGTCTTCCTCAAATGCCGATTTTTGCAGTATCATTCAAGATTCCAGCAAAGTATGATCAACTTGAATGGTTTGCGATGGGTCCAGAAGAGAATTATTCTGATCGGTCAATGGGGGCAAGATTAGGTATTTTTAAAAACCAAGTATCCGATAATGTGTCAGGATACGTCAAGCCGCAAGAATCAGGTAACCGAACAGGCGTAAGAAGAGTAAGCCTGATTAGCAAAGGTGGTAACGGAATAAAAATTTCAGCTGTTGCCGATCCATTTGAATGTACAATTTCACCATATACAGCTTTCGAGCTTGAAAATGCCCAACATCATTATGAACTACCTAATGTACATTATACTGTTGTTACAGTTGCAGGCAGGCAAATGGGCGTTGGCGGTGATGATAGTTGGGGAGCTCCGGTTCACGATGAACACCTTATTAATGCTGATAACGATATGGAATTTGAATTTATGATTCAACGGATATAA